A genomic segment from Ruficoccus amylovorans encodes:
- a CDS encoding DUF3024 domain-containing protein, which yields MALSEFEHAKVEQELVSLLKTVRPPVEMRDQVDVIYRIEGQSIVLIEKRPYWRDPKEFTESEFAKVTFVKSTGTWSVYWKRASGKWERYEPCKTVPTLEAWIRLLCEDAHGCFQG from the coding sequence ATGGCCCTGTCAGAATTTGAGCACGCCAAGGTAGAGCAAGAGCTCGTAAGCTTGCTGAAAACGGTTCGTCCCCCGGTCGAAATGCGCGACCAGGTCGATGTCATCTACCGGATAGAGGGGCAGAGCATTGTCCTGATCGAGAAACGCCCCTACTGGAGAGACCCCAAAGAATTCACGGAGAGCGAATTCGCCAAGGTCACGTTCGTGAAAAGCACAGGCACGTGGAGCGTCTATTGGAAGCGTGCCAGCGGGAAGTGGGAGCGTTACGAGCCGTGCAAGACGGTTCCAACACTGGAAGCATGGATACGCCTGCTTTGCGAAGATGCCCACGGCTGTTTTCAGGGATAA
- a CDS encoding phage portal protein, with protein MLKRFFKFLGLSSYEGANTSLRRGRVPGAAPADAKKELTSAVRRELVRKSRYLHKNSGFVREMVSDMAIYSVSDGIKPQAQTADAAWNKAAEDLFSRWAQRADITGRFSFEQCQSLVCRGVDVDGEYFVVKVRDRFGRPRIQLVETHRVGQGSATAETIDGIGFDRFGAPAFYRVRQDDDSTRDVPASAVMHVFEPESASGARSAPTLQHSINHLLDEIELLALEKHAVKDNADISRVLKSESGEIDESGDFMVQADGEAEDGSDPQQVQRIVGGKVVSLKPNESLESYQSDRPSPVFTGFLEHLKRDSAAGMLPYEFVLDSAKIGGAGVRLVVAKADRRFSFRQMILIQRFLKPTWGYVIGDAIDRGELAAVKGWHRVRFVTPRRITVDAGREAQQNRADVETGLKTLSEHYAELGQDFDEQLEIRAQNARRILDAAEKYGVPVEMLYRPQGTQLSSLVDTNAQVSREGE; from the coding sequence ATGTTGAAGCGATTCTTCAAGTTCCTCGGCCTTTCCTCCTATGAAGGGGCCAACACGTCTCTCCGTCGCGGGCGTGTGCCCGGCGCGGCTCCCGCCGACGCGAAGAAAGAACTGACCTCGGCAGTCCGGCGCGAGTTGGTGCGCAAAAGCCGCTACCTGCACAAGAACTCCGGCTTCGTTCGGGAGATGGTCAGCGATATGGCCATCTACTCGGTGAGCGACGGCATCAAGCCACAGGCCCAGACGGCTGACGCGGCCTGGAACAAAGCAGCCGAAGACCTTTTCTCGCGCTGGGCACAGCGGGCCGACATCACGGGGCGGTTCAGCTTTGAGCAGTGCCAGAGTCTGGTTTGCCGGGGTGTCGATGTGGACGGGGAGTATTTCGTCGTCAAGGTGCGGGACCGCTTCGGGCGTCCGCGTATCCAATTGGTGGAGACGCACCGGGTGGGGCAGGGGAGCGCGACTGCCGAAACCATCGACGGTATCGGCTTTGACCGCTTTGGCGCGCCCGCCTTTTACCGTGTCCGGCAGGATGATGACAGCACGCGGGATGTTCCGGCGAGCGCGGTCATGCACGTCTTTGAGCCGGAGTCGGCCAGTGGTGCCCGCAGCGCCCCCACGCTCCAACACTCAATCAATCATTTGCTCGATGAAATCGAATTGCTGGCGCTGGAAAAGCACGCGGTGAAAGACAACGCGGATATTTCCCGCGTGCTCAAAAGCGAAAGTGGTGAAATCGACGAGTCGGGCGATTTTATGGTGCAGGCCGATGGCGAAGCCGAGGACGGCAGTGATCCGCAACAGGTGCAGCGCATTGTCGGCGGCAAGGTCGTCTCCCTCAAGCCTAACGAATCGCTGGAAAGCTATCAGTCGGATCGGCCCAGCCCGGTATTCACGGGTTTCCTCGAACACTTGAAACGCGATTCCGCCGCTGGGATGTTGCCCTACGAGTTCGTGCTCGATTCGGCTAAGATCGGCGGGGCAGGGGTGCGCCTGGTGGTGGCCAAGGCTGACCGGCGTTTTTCTTTCCGGCAGATGATCCTGATTCAACGTTTTCTCAAGCCGACGTGGGGTTACGTGATCGGGGACGCCATCGACCGGGGAGAACTAGCAGCCGTGAAGGGCTGGCACCGGGTGCGCTTCGTCACGCCCCGGCGCATCACCGTGGATGCCGGGCGCGAGGCCCAGCAGAACCGGGCCGACGTGGAAACCGGCCTCAAAACTCTTTCCGAGCACTACGCCGAACTCGGGCAGGACTTTGACGAGCAACTGGAGATCCGCGCCCAGAATGCCCGGCGTATCCTCGATGCGGCTGAGAAATACGGTGTTCCCGTCGAAATGCTTTACCGCCCGCAGGGCACGCAGCTTTCCAGCCTGGTTGACACGAATGCGCAGGTGTCACGCGAGGGTGAATGA
- a CDS encoding AbrB/MazE/SpoVT family DNA-binding domain-containing protein produces the protein MTMMQAKVTSKGQVTLPKQIRESLSIRTGDRLEFSLEPSNKISIRKKRRPGSSAGCAKHLIKPGQKPLTGKQMDEAIRGHMKKKYSDLLKSE, from the coding sequence ATGACCATGATGCAGGCAAAAGTCACCTCCAAGGGGCAAGTCACACTGCCCAAGCAGATCAGGGAATCCCTTTCGATCAGGACTGGAGACCGGCTTGAGTTCTCACTGGAGCCTTCCAACAAGATTTCGATCCGGAAGAAACGGCGGCCAGGCTCTTCAGCCGGTTGCGCCAAGCATCTGATCAAGCCCGGACAAAAGCCGCTTACCGGTAAGCAGATGGATGAGGCGATCCGGGGCCACATGAAGAAGAAATATTCTGATCTGCTCAAAAGCGAATGA
- a CDS encoding methyltransferase domain-containing protein produces the protein MSADIEADTGITTEASNWVFDEHVAPHFDEHVRKSVPVYDRVQELAATFSDWFTHPDCTVLDFGAATGETLRLIRERHRKALTLIGYDNSQAMIAQAASKGIEVTFTDLERFSDIPPFAYGVALYTLQFLRPQARQQLVYQIANTIERGGGLFVVEKVLGSYPTTQDIIQQLYWDMKISNGLTPAQVINKAHALRGCMFPKTIAENETEFRAAGFSQIELVFKDLQFCGWLLIR, from the coding sequence ATGAGCGCCGACATTGAAGCCGACACCGGGATCACGACCGAAGCGAGCAACTGGGTCTTTGACGAGCACGTCGCCCCGCATTTCGATGAACACGTCCGCAAAAGCGTCCCCGTGTATGACCGGGTGCAGGAACTCGCCGCCACCTTTTCGGACTGGTTCACGCACCCGGATTGCACCGTGCTGGACTTTGGCGCGGCCACCGGCGAGACCTTGCGTCTTATCCGTGAACGCCATCGCAAGGCTCTTACGCTGATCGGCTACGATAACTCGCAGGCCATGATCGCACAGGCGGCCAGCAAGGGCATTGAGGTTACGTTCACCGACCTTGAGCGTTTTTCCGATATCCCGCCCTTCGCCTACGGGGTCGCGCTGTACACCCTGCAATTCCTGCGCCCCCAGGCCCGCCAGCAACTCGTGTATCAAATTGCCAATACGATTGAGCGCGGCGGTGGCCTGTTCGTGGTGGAAAAGGTGCTCGGCAGTTATCCGACCACGCAGGACATCATCCAGCAGCTTTATTGGGACATGAAGATCAGCAACGGCTTGACCCCCGCCCAGGTCATCAACAAGGCCCATGCCTTGCGTGGGTGCATGTTCCCGAAAACCATTGCCGAAAACGAAACCGAGTTCCGTGCCGCCGGTTTCTCGCAAATCGAACTTGTCTTCAAGGATCTCCAGTTCTGCGGCTGGCTCCTGATCCGCTGA
- a CDS encoding N-6 DNA methylase, which produces MIETASDWPRKPDRQLEIAPPGHGWLLPILLEVESRCWGRWDHWTRTMEAGHILEDPIPRIEFEPMAPLPRKMHEKSLDCVSSYGGWQGWDSWRLFDYYLNWLLYGFGDSRQKEPPPEPAPGAFSRLYQVFCLEAMVAWPCDTFGELMAENRYGRGAGFFPTPEHVVEMMVQMTFPEGDDYRLKTVCDPCVGTGRMILHASNHSYRLYAQDINPTVIKACLVNGYCFAPWLVRPFPFLGDSSAQAVSEPETKLQSPEASMPRPD; this is translated from the coding sequence ATGATCGAAACCGCCTCTGACTGGCCGAGAAAACCGGACCGCCAGTTGGAGATCGCGCCCCCCGGTCACGGCTGGCTCCTGCCGATCCTCCTGGAAGTGGAGAGCCGCTGTTGGGGCCGGTGGGACCACTGGACGCGCACGATGGAAGCCGGACACATCTTGGAGGATCCCATCCCCCGTATCGAATTTGAGCCGATGGCACCGCTGCCGCGCAAGATGCACGAGAAGTCCCTCGACTGCGTCTCCAGCTACGGCGGATGGCAGGGATGGGACAGTTGGCGACTGTTCGACTACTATCTGAACTGGCTGCTCTACGGCTTCGGAGACAGCCGCCAGAAAGAGCCGCCGCCTGAACCTGCCCCCGGCGCATTCAGCCGACTCTATCAGGTGTTTTGCCTCGAAGCCATGGTCGCCTGGCCCTGCGACACTTTCGGGGAATTAATGGCCGAAAACCGCTACGGGCGTGGGGCTGGGTTCTTTCCCACGCCCGAGCATGTGGTGGAAATGATGGTCCAGATGACGTTTCCTGAGGGAGACGATTACCGCCTCAAAACCGTCTGCGATCCCTGCGTCGGCACCGGGCGTATGATCCTTCACGCCAGTAATCACTCTTACCGGCTCTACGCCCAGGACATCAACCCGACCGTCATCAAAGCCTGCCTAGTGAACGGCTACTGCTTCGCCCCGTGGTTGGTTCGACCGTTCCCGTTCCTGGGAGATAGCTCCGCACAGGCCGTCAGCGAGCCGGAGACTAAGTTGCAGTCTCCAGAGGCATCCATGCCCCGTCCTGATTGA
- a CDS encoding leucine-rich repeat domain-containing protein translates to MSDLNELFGPTSGLPASTPGTLGTLTGPSTVLPTGEPQRLVEMTDSIASRPEGERAPHLRMWCDPAMTGFYLDGVSVRELHFENLVYLRSLSFFGCPLERFPAITHLTEITSLGFYYGCKFHRIPDLSPLVKLQSLYLEEGALEDVSGIEGLLNLQSLSLAYNDLTQIPPLENLTLLRDLYLAGNQLTGLPDLSAQSQLQQINCESNQLTALPPLNHLTVLAYLYCQSNQLTALPELTGMVALKNFYCNENQLTALPSLTGLAELFYFVCNDNQLTELPDLTGLTKLRYLRAHNNQLTAEAIDNALIQLAGSTTASNGQFNYSGNPGSANNLRSTEAAAAKTTLTGKGWTITV, encoded by the coding sequence ATGAGCGACTTGAACGAACTCTTTGGCCCGACTTCCGGGTTGCCTGCCAGCACACCGGGCACGCTCGGCACGCTGACAGGCCCGTCCACGGTCCTGCCTACCGGCGAGCCCCAGCGCCTTGTGGAGATGACGGACAGCATTGCCTCCCGTCCCGAAGGCGAACGAGCCCCGCATCTGCGTATGTGGTGCGATCCGGCCATGACGGGCTTTTACCTGGACGGGGTGAGTGTTCGTGAACTGCACTTTGAGAACCTCGTTTACTTGCGCAGCCTCTCTTTTTTCGGATGCCCTCTTGAGCGGTTCCCGGCGATCACACATCTGACCGAAATAACGTCATTGGGATTTTACTATGGGTGCAAATTTCACCGCATCCCCGACCTGAGCCCGTTGGTGAAACTGCAATCTCTTTACCTTGAGGAGGGGGCGCTTGAAGACGTCTCGGGCATTGAGGGATTGCTCAACCTGCAAAGCCTGAGTCTGGCCTACAACGATCTCACGCAGATCCCGCCTCTTGAAAATCTTACGCTGCTAAGAGACCTGTACTTGGCGGGGAACCAACTGACGGGATTGCCCGATCTCAGTGCTCAGTCCCAGTTGCAACAGATCAATTGCGAAAGCAACCAACTGACTGCGCTGCCGCCGCTCAATCACCTCACCGTCTTGGCCTACCTCTACTGCCAGAGCAACCAGCTCACGGCATTACCGGAACTGACCGGGATGGTAGCCCTCAAGAATTTTTACTGTAACGAAAATCAACTGACGGCACTTCCTTCCCTGACGGGCTTGGCTGAACTCTTCTACTTTGTTTGCAACGACAACCAATTGACGGAGCTGCCGGATTTAACCGGCCTGACCAAGCTGCGCTATCTTCGGGCGCATAATAATCAGCTCACCGCTGAGGCTATCGATAATGCCCTGATCCAGTTGGCCGGTTCTACCACCGCCAGCAACGGCCAGTTCAATTACTCCGGGAATCCGGGCTCGGCCAACAACCTGCGCTCGACCGAAGCCGCTGCCGCCAAAACCACCCTGACCGGCAAAGGCTGGACCATCACCGTATAG
- a CDS encoding PIN domain-containing protein, which translates to MIAFDTNHLLRHVLDDDTKQCAHVHSLIESAESADEQIHLLDLVLMETCWVLQSGMDFDREGWCHVLDNLLQDPVFSFDDSGRLWKALDRYRKGKADFDDYLILGHSESIGAKLETFDKKLKKEL; encoded by the coding sequence ATGATCGCGTTCGATACCAACCACCTGCTTCGTCACGTCCTCGACGACGACACCAAGCAGTGCGCTCACGTCCATTCTTTGATCGAATCGGCGGAATCCGCGGACGAGCAAATCCATCTTCTCGATCTGGTCCTGATGGAAACCTGCTGGGTGCTGCAAAGCGGTATGGACTTTGACCGGGAGGGCTGGTGCCATGTTCTTGATAACCTGCTGCAAGACCCGGTGTTTTCGTTTGATGACAGTGGGCGCTTGTGGAAAGCGTTGGACAGGTACCGCAAAGGCAAGGCGGACTTCGATGACTACCTGATACTCGGTCACTCCGAGTCAATCGGCGCAAAACTGGAAACCTTCGACAAGAAACTGAAGAAGGAGCTTTGA
- a CDS encoding terminase gpA endonuclease subunit produces MNADIASMFAEGVRPPDRRPPWQWCEDHIPAIPYSPMPGRFRSDNSPWVREVMEVIVDPRVKLVSILASVQSSKTTIPELTLCYIVKNLPGPCLWLDQTDEDAKDQSESRLQKLFEECEPVRDLFPRDRHKRRNHTVHFSNGMTLWILGAHNKTNLQRRSIRWLFGDETWRWPAGNMAEAEARVTAFGWLGKCVFMSQGGEENDDTHRKFETTDMREWTFECPHCGKRQPFAWENVEWSKSARDAEGNWDFSAVRDSTILRCTHCNHYFTDSDATRRQLNATGKYIRTNTNASPENVGFHWNALCAMSWGKLAELYLRAKAAARQGDTSLLQQFYQKRLALPWREYVEDYKMEIATCGYRKGESWEEEGGITRQGKVVAPPFEGVVIPLRILTVDCQMDHLFAVVRSWSPNGSSRLVWNERLLTFDDIELLQERYDIHPNLVFVDAGHATYDVYRQCSKKGWVALIGDRRLTFPHKSKEKGGVQRFYSPRRKVVLGTRQSCYVHYWSNLNIKDTLARLRRNQDPAKGPTWEVPDDIDEEYLSQMESEHRTKEKNTWMWKQIGKRPNHYWDCESMQAAAATMLKIIGRESIVDTPASGNGGRD; encoded by the coding sequence ATGAATGCGGACATCGCCAGCATGTTTGCCGAAGGCGTGCGCCCCCCGGATCGCCGCCCCCCGTGGCAGTGGTGCGAGGATCACATCCCCGCCATCCCGTATTCGCCCATGCCGGGACGTTTTCGCTCGGACAATTCCCCGTGGGTAAGGGAAGTGATGGAGGTCATCGTCGATCCCCGCGTGAAGTTGGTTTCGATTCTGGCCAGCGTCCAGTCCTCGAAGACCACTATCCCCGAGCTGACTCTGTGCTACATCGTCAAGAATTTGCCGGGGCCATGCCTGTGGCTCGACCAGACCGACGAGGACGCCAAGGACCAGTCCGAGTCACGCTTGCAGAAGCTCTTTGAGGAGTGCGAACCGGTGAGGGATCTCTTTCCCCGCGACCGCCACAAGCGGCGCAACCACACGGTTCATTTTTCAAACGGCATGACGCTGTGGATTCTGGGGGCGCACAACAAGACGAACCTCCAGCGCCGTTCCATCCGCTGGCTCTTTGGGGACGAAACCTGGCGTTGGCCTGCCGGGAACATGGCAGAAGCCGAGGCCCGCGTGACCGCATTCGGCTGGCTGGGTAAGTGCGTGTTCATGAGCCAAGGTGGCGAGGAGAACGACGACACCCACCGTAAGTTTGAGACGACCGACATGCGCGAGTGGACTTTCGAGTGTCCCCACTGCGGCAAGCGCCAGCCCTTTGCCTGGGAAAATGTCGAGTGGTCGAAGTCGGCCCGCGACGCCGAGGGGAACTGGGATTTTTCCGCTGTGCGCGATTCGACCATCCTGCGCTGCACGCACTGTAACCACTACTTCACCGACTCGGACGCCACCCGCCGCCAGTTGAACGCCACCGGCAAATACATCCGCACCAACACCAATGCCTCCCCGGAGAATGTCGGCTTTCATTGGAACGCGCTGTGCGCCATGAGTTGGGGCAAGCTGGCCGAACTCTACCTGCGGGCGAAAGCCGCCGCCCGTCAGGGCGACACGTCGCTCTTGCAGCAGTTTTATCAGAAGCGTCTCGCGCTTCCCTGGCGCGAATACGTCGAAGATTACAAAATGGAAATCGCCACCTGCGGCTATCGCAAGGGTGAGTCCTGGGAAGAAGAAGGCGGCATCACTCGCCAGGGGAAGGTAGTTGCGCCACCGTTCGAGGGCGTAGTCATACCACTGCGCATCCTCACGGTGGATTGCCAGATGGACCACCTGTTCGCCGTCGTGCGCTCGTGGAGTCCGAACGGTTCCTCCCGGCTGGTCTGGAATGAGCGCCTCTTGACCTTCGATGACATCGAACTCTTGCAGGAGAGGTATGATATCCACCCGAACCTGGTGTTTGTCGATGCAGGGCACGCCACCTATGACGTATACCGACAGTGTTCGAAAAAAGGCTGGGTGGCACTGATCGGGGACCGGCGACTGACCTTCCCTCATAAAAGCAAAGAGAAAGGCGGTGTGCAGCGTTTCTATTCCCCTCGACGCAAAGTCGTACTCGGCACCCGGCAGTCTTGCTACGTCCATTACTGGTCGAACCTCAACATCAAGGACACACTGGCCCGCCTGCGGCGCAACCAGGACCCGGCCAAGGGCCCGACGTGGGAAGTCCCCGACGACATCGACGAGGAATACCTTTCCCAGATGGAATCCGAACATCGCACCAAAGAAAAAAACACCTGGATGTGGAAGCAGATCGGCAAGCGACCGAATCACTACTGGGACTGTGAGTCCATGCAGGCCGCCGCAGCCACCATGCTCAAGATCATCGGGCGGGAGAGCATTGTTGACACGCCTGCCAGCGGTAATGGCGGACGTGATTGA
- a CDS encoding S49 family peptidase, which yields MRFAHILHAVYREPWNISASGWLSVHEVLQNRLSGEAQNLDLSAFVNPRPDLEIDAQGIGHVHVTGVLGKNLSQIERACGNTGYEQIEAEIADAVESGARGILLHVNSPGGAASGNVETSRFVADCGVPTVAWVDELAASAAYAIAAGTSRIVAAPSAQVGSIGTILPLVDTSGQWEQRGWKPAYITHTGGDLKDATWPPNFSEAHRAHLQEMVDDYFGQFREHVLAHRSVQQSAMRGQTFLSERAKAANLIDRIGSYAGAYEELLGMVG from the coding sequence ATGCGCTTCGCCCACATCCTTCATGCCGTCTACCGCGAACCCTGGAATATTTCCGCTTCCGGTTGGCTGAGTGTTCATGAAGTTCTCCAGAACCGTTTGTCGGGGGAAGCGCAAAACCTCGATCTGTCGGCCTTCGTCAATCCCCGGCCCGATCTGGAAATCGACGCTCAAGGCATCGGCCATGTCCACGTCACTGGCGTCCTCGGCAAAAACTTGAGCCAGATCGAACGCGCCTGCGGCAACACCGGCTACGAGCAGATTGAAGCCGAAATTGCCGATGCGGTGGAATCTGGCGCACGCGGAATTCTCCTGCATGTGAACTCCCCCGGCGGCGCGGCCAGCGGCAACGTCGAGACCTCCCGCTTCGTGGCCGACTGCGGCGTGCCCACCGTGGCTTGGGTGGATGAACTGGCCGCATCCGCCGCCTATGCTATTGCTGCCGGAACCTCCCGTATTGTCGCCGCGCCCTCTGCGCAGGTGGGCAGCATCGGCACGATCCTACCGCTGGTGGATACGTCCGGGCAGTGGGAGCAGCGCGGCTGGAAACCGGCCTACATCACGCACACGGGCGGCGATTTGAAAGACGCCACCTGGCCCCCGAACTTTTCCGAAGCGCATCGGGCGCACCTTCAGGAAATGGTGGACGATTACTTCGGGCAGTTCCGCGAGCATGTGCTTGCTCACCGCTCTGTGCAGCAGTCGGCCATGCGCGGGCAGACCTTTTTGAGCGAACGGGCGAAAGCTGCCAACCTCATTGACCGCATCGGTTCGTACGCCGGTGCCTACGAGGAACTGCTTGGCATGGTTGGATGA
- a CDS encoding ParB/Srx family N-terminal domain-containing protein: protein MSKAAMPKAKGLADGIEVWCSFDKLVSVEDLKPNPRNPNTHPARQVELLAKNVRYFGWRHPITVSKRSGFIVAGHGRLEAARELGVQLVPVDYQDFASDNDEMAVLVADNRLAELASLDLNSLEGIIEELRVADFDTLLTGFDETDLDSLLQGDDTAPGDDDGDDELDKGDVTIALGLYRFKLTQEDYLTWIDSVKQNVGFDKEAVVKELRRRLGA, encoded by the coding sequence ATGAGCAAAGCGGCAATGCCCAAGGCGAAAGGACTGGCAGACGGGATCGAAGTGTGGTGCAGCTTCGACAAGCTGGTTTCGGTTGAGGATTTGAAGCCCAATCCGCGTAACCCCAATACGCACCCGGCACGCCAGGTTGAATTGCTGGCAAAGAACGTTCGTTACTTTGGCTGGCGTCATCCCATCACGGTCTCGAAACGTTCCGGCTTCATCGTGGCCGGGCATGGCCGATTGGAAGCGGCCCGCGAGCTTGGTGTCCAACTGGTGCCTGTGGATTACCAGGACTTTGCTTCGGACAACGACGAGATGGCCGTGCTGGTGGCAGACAACCGCCTGGCGGAACTGGCCAGTCTCGATCTGAATTCACTCGAAGGCATTATCGAGGAATTACGTGTGGCCGACTTCGACACCCTCCTGACCGGTTTCGATGAAACCGACCTGGACAGCCTCTTGCAGGGTGATGACACCGCGCCGGGCGACGACGATGGCGATGACGAACTGGACAAGGGCGACGTGACGATTGCTCTCGGCCTTTATCGCTTCAAGCTGACACAGGAAGATTACCTCACGTGGATCGACAGCGTGAAGCAGAACGTCGGCTTCGACAAGGAAGCTGTCGTCAAGGAACTACGCCGGAGACTGGGAGCATGA
- a CDS encoding ParB N-terminal domain-containing protein, producing MSNVTLESIDAVQPSAYNPRSADAERLDLIELSLRKLGFLAPIFADSNGEILSGHQRHLVASRMGATQIPVFRTKSMPIAQRKALNIVFNRATNDFDWHTTPEKATRELASLDVHQFAESIPDKAVDSPEFIRCLRPSLVSVKELCRANANCWLQYARNLARTLHRQGILMPLVCRRDGTVVNGIGRLEMMAEKKFETAPVVYVSDEEADFARAMMNLLSMDFDVHTRYADLLRYNSFRRARRVREELGNGFIFAVHGSKPCHSFDIFNPKQRAAWVREHGTSILDFGAGHLTETKMLRRAGLSVTPFEPYHITRTEIDKARSLELVREFLQAVGEGTEWTSIFLASVLNSVPFQSDREHIAVLLTALCKPHTKVYACASSVGETGWRQVNGKAFLNKSNSGNIAFRLDYEPGVRIGDFQEKPKVQKYHTQKEFHQLWTPFYRSVSIRELSNNITAKCEHARPVDIDRLLEAITFEFDLPYPDGSRMGLVDLAREAFSKRLGVAI from the coding sequence ATGAGCAACGTGACGCTGGAATCCATAGACGCGGTTCAGCCCAGCGCGTACAATCCGCGCAGTGCCGATGCCGAGCGGTTGGACCTGATTGAATTATCCCTTCGCAAGCTCGGCTTCCTTGCGCCCATCTTTGCCGACAGTAACGGGGAAATCCTCTCCGGGCACCAGCGCCACCTGGTAGCCTCGCGCATGGGGGCAACGCAGATCCCGGTTTTCCGCACCAAGTCGATGCCGATTGCCCAGCGCAAGGCGCTCAACATCGTCTTCAACCGGGCCACAAACGATTTTGACTGGCACACCACGCCGGAGAAAGCCACCCGTGAACTGGCCTCGCTCGATGTTCACCAGTTCGCCGAATCCATCCCGGACAAAGCGGTGGACTCGCCGGAATTCATTCGTTGCCTGCGTCCGAGTCTGGTCAGCGTGAAGGAACTGTGCCGGGCCAACGCCAACTGCTGGCTCCAGTACGCCCGCAACCTTGCCCGCACGCTTCATCGCCAGGGTATCCTGATGCCGCTGGTTTGTCGCCGCGATGGCACCGTGGTCAACGGCATCGGACGGTTGGAGATGATGGCGGAAAAGAAGTTCGAGACCGCCCCGGTGGTCTATGTCTCCGACGAGGAAGCCGACTTCGCCCGCGCCATGATGAACCTGCTCTCGATGGATTTTGACGTGCATACCCGTTACGCGGATTTGCTCCGCTACAATTCCTTCCGGCGTGCCCGCCGCGTGCGGGAGGAGTTGGGCAACGGCTTCATCTTCGCCGTCCACGGTTCGAAGCCCTGCCACAGCTTTGACATTTTTAATCCGAAGCAGCGTGCCGCCTGGGTGCGTGAGCACGGCACGAGCATCCTCGACTTCGGGGCCGGCCACTTGACCGAAACAAAGATGCTGCGCCGGGCAGGGCTGTCCGTGACGCCCTTCGAGCCCTACCACATCACCCGGACGGAAATAGACAAGGCCCGCAGCCTCGAACTGGTGCGGGAATTCTTGCAGGCCGTAGGGGAGGGGACCGAGTGGACTTCGATCTTTTTGGCCAGCGTGCTCAACTCCGTGCCGTTCCAGTCCGACCGCGAGCACATCGCCGTTCTGTTGACCGCCCTGTGCAAACCCCACACCAAGGTGTACGCCTGTGCTTCCAGCGTGGGTGAAACTGGCTGGCGACAGGTCAACGGCAAAGCGTTCCTCAACAAGTCGAACTCGGGCAATATCGCCTTTCGGCTCGACTACGAACCGGGCGTGCGCATCGGGGATTTTCAGGAAAAACCGAAGGTCCAGAAGTACCACACGCAAAAAGAATTCCATCAGCTATGGACTCCCTTCTACCGCTCTGTTAGCATCCGGGAGTTGAGCAACAACATCACCGCCAAATGCGAACACGCCCGCCCGGTCGATATCGACCGGCTCCTGGAAGCGATTACGTTCGAGTTCGATCTTCCCTATCCCGATGGCTCCCGTATGGGACTGGTGGACTTGGCCCGGGAAGCCTTTTCCAAACGACTGGGGGTGGCGATATGA